The Panacibacter microcysteis genome includes a window with the following:
- the galK gene encoding galactokinase, translated as MSNAGQRYSVAAQHAIPAMLEKFIYEHSIVTRSPGRINLIGEHTDYNNGFVLPAAIDKAAWIALTPRTDNEINLTSIDLDETCHTTTTRLIPSQKHAWYDYILGVVDQFQKNGIAVSGFDAALTADIPIGAGLSSSAAIECAVAFALNEWLQCGLGKIELVKIAQKAENDYVGLQCGIMDMFASVFGTADHVIKLDCRTLEYKYEPFKLDGYKIVLFDTNVKHTLASSQYNVRRQQCEMGVALIQQHIPFVHSLRDVTKSMLQQYVQRFDEEVYRRCLYVVEETERLQQACLDLENNDIKAFGAKMFETHEGLSTMYEVSCAELDFLVDFVKDNDAVPGARMMGGGFGGCTINIIASEAIETLTAQLKPAYEAAMRKELKIYIAQIGAGTGIIK; from the coding sequence ATGAGTAATGCAGGCCAGCGCTACAGTGTAGCAGCCCAACACGCCATTCCGGCAATGCTGGAAAAATTTATATACGAGCATAGCATTGTTACGAGGTCTCCCGGCCGCATCAACCTGATTGGTGAACATACAGATTATAATAACGGCTTTGTATTGCCTGCAGCCATAGATAAAGCAGCCTGGATTGCACTTACGCCAAGGACAGATAATGAGATTAACCTTACTTCTATAGACCTGGATGAAACCTGCCATACAACTACCACACGTCTTATACCTTCTCAGAAACATGCCTGGTACGATTATATACTGGGCGTGGTTGACCAGTTTCAAAAGAACGGTATTGCAGTAAGCGGTTTCGATGCGGCGCTTACAGCCGATATACCTATCGGTGCAGGTCTCTCTTCTTCAGCCGCCATAGAATGCGCCGTAGCATTTGCCCTGAATGAATGGCTGCAATGTGGCCTCGGAAAAATTGAACTCGTTAAAATAGCGCAGAAAGCAGAGAATGATTACGTGGGTTTGCAATGTGGCATTATGGATATGTTTGCCAGTGTATTTGGGACTGCCGACCATGTAATCAAACTCGACTGCAGAACACTGGAGTATAAATATGAGCCCTTTAAGCTGGACGGTTATAAAATTGTACTGTTCGACACGAATGTTAAACATACACTTGCCTCATCGCAGTACAATGTAAGAAGACAACAGTGCGAAATGGGCGTGGCACTCATACAACAACACATACCTTTTGTGCACAGCCTGCGCGACGTAACCAAAAGCATGCTGCAGCAGTATGTACAACGGTTTGATGAGGAAGTGTACCGCCGTTGCCTTTACGTGGTAGAAGAAACAGAACGGCTGCAACAGGCATGCCTTGATCTTGAAAACAACGACATCAAAGCCTTTGGTGCAAAAATGTTCGAAACTCATGAAGGCCTCAGCACCATGTATGAAGTAAGCTGCGCAGAGCTCGATTTCCTGGTAGATTTTGTAAAAGACAACGACGCCGTACCCGGAGCAAGAATGATGGGTGGCGGCTTTGGCGGCTGCACTATTAACATCATTGCCAGCGAAGCAATCGAGACACTTACGGCCCAGCTTAAACCGGCCTATGAAG
- a CDS encoding GNAT family N-acetyltransferase, with product MILFNGNHDYLLENERVLLRPLQQDDHTFLLPFALHEPDTWQYSLVSAAGSEGLATYIQTALAARERGTEYPFIVFDKRTNEYAGSTRFYDINLPFKTLQLGYTWYGERFRGTGLNKHCKYLLLQFAFEDLGLERVEFRADNDNATSIAAMKSIGCKVDGILRANMPKRAGGRRDSIVLSMLKEEWQTEVKAALAAKLD from the coding sequence ATGATACTATTTAACGGTAACCATGATTACCTGCTCGAAAACGAACGTGTATTACTGAGACCACTGCAACAGGATGACCATACTTTTTTGCTGCCTTTTGCACTGCACGAACCCGATACATGGCAATATTCGCTTGTATCTGCCGCGGGTAGCGAAGGGCTTGCCACATACATACAAACAGCACTGGCAGCCAGGGAACGCGGTACAGAATACCCTTTTATTGTGTTTGATAAAAGGACAAACGAATATGCCGGTTCAACAAGATTTTATGATATTAACCTGCCTTTCAAAACGCTGCAGCTAGGTTACACCTGGTATGGAGAACGGTTCAGGGGCACTGGTCTTAACAAACACTGTAAATACCTGTTACTGCAATTTGCTTTTGAAGATCTTGGGCTTGAGCGGGTGGAATTCAGGGCAGACAATGACAATGCCACCAGTATTGCAGCCATGAAAAGTATAGGGTGCAAAGTAGACGGCATTTTAAGAGCCAATATGCCCAAAAGAGCAGGTGGCCGGCGTGATTCTATTGTATTGAGCATGCTAAAAGAAGAATGGCAGACCGAGGTTAAAGCCGCGCTTGCGGCCAAACTTGACTAG